The sequence TTCGCCGCGATCTGTAGGGCTTCCAGCACGATCTGTTCGGCCGTCAGATCCGTGTGCTCCACCATCGCCAACGCGGCCGCCTGAGCGTACGGTCCGCCGCTTCCGATGGCCGCCACGTTGTCATCGGGTTCGACGACGTCGCCGGTGCCGGAGATCGTGAACAGGTGCTCTTTGTCCCCGACGATCATGAGCGCCTCGAGGCGGCGCAGGACGCGATCCTGGCGCCAATCCTTGGCGAGTTCAACGGCCGCGCGGGTGATGTTGCCGCGATATTCCGAGAGCTTGCTTTCGAACTTGTCGAGCAGCGTGATACCGTCTGCCGCCGATCCGGCGAAGCCGGCCAGCACCTTGCCGTCGGCGATGCGGCGTACTTTACGCGCGGTGTGCTTCATCACGACCTTGTCGAGCGTGACCTGGCCGTCGCCTGCGATCGCGAGCTGGCCGTTGCGAAGCACCGCGCAGATGGTCGTGGATCGCATCATGCCGCCTGCTTCAGCGGACAACTTCCGCGGCCCTATACTCGGAGTGTCGCGCTCCACGGCATTTCAATCCGGTCGATAGCGGACAGGGCCCGCCCGGCAAGCGCGATCCGGCGCGCTCTCTTGTCCTTGACGGGCGGATCCAGAGGTGTGAAATACGCGTAGGTCACATTTTGCGGCTGGAAGTCGGGGCTCGTGCCGTCGCGCAGATACGCCAGCAACGCACCGAGCGCAGTGTGCGCCGGCGGCACGAAGGGACGTTGGTCACCCGAAACCCGGCGGGCTGCATTCACGGCGGCCACGAGTCCGGTCGCAGCCGCTTCGACGTAGCCTTCGCAGCCGGTGACTTGTCCGGCTAGAAACACGTTCGGGGCGGCGCGCAGCGAAAGATCCTCATTCAATACGCGAGGCGCGTCGACGAACGTGTTGCGATGCATCACGCCGAGGCGCAGCCACTCCGCGTTCTCGAGCCCCGGTAACTTGCCGAAGGCGTTTTTCTGGGCCGGCCACGTCAGCCGCGTCTGAAACCCCACGAGGTTGTACGCCGTGCCCGCGGCGTTCTCGCGACGCAATTGCACGACCGCGTGCGGGCGCTTGCCCGTGCGCGGATCGTCAAGGCCTACCGGCTTGAGCGGACCGAAGCGCAACGTGTCCACCCCGCGGCGGGCCATTTCTTCGACCGGCAGGCACGCTTCGAAATACGGCACCTTGCCCGCGGCGGCGTCAAGCTCAAACCCGTGCGGCTCGTGTTTTTCGCCGCTCACCAAGTCGACGACCAACTGCTCGTACTGCGCCCGGTCCAGCGGCAGGTTCAGATAGTCCGCGCCGCCGCCTTTGCCGTAGCGCGATGCCTCATAGGTCTTCGAGCGGTCGATCGAGTCCGCCGCGACGATGGGCGAAGCGGCATCGAAATAGTGGAGCTGCTCGCGACCGCAGAGCCGCGCCAGCTCGAGCGCAAGCGCTTCGGAAGCAAGCGGTCCGCACGCGACGATCATGACGACGTCGGCATCGAGCGCGGTGATTTCTTCGCGACGCACGTCGACAAGGGGATGATCGTGAAGCCGGCGCTCCACCAAGTCGGAAAACCGCTCGCGGTCGACGGCCAGCGCTCCGCCGGCCGGCACGGCGGTAGCCCGCGCTGCTTCGATTATCAGCGAACCGAGGCGCGCCATCTCTTCCTTTAATAGGCCGACGGCGTTCTCGAGCGAGAGCGCTCGCAGGCTATTGCTGCACACGAGTTCGGCCAGGCGGCCGGTTTGATGGGCCCCGGTCTGACGGCCGGGCCGCATCTCGAATAGGGTCACCGGAACGCCGGCTTGCGCGAGCTGCCAAGCCGCCTCGCTGCCTGCGAGACCGCCGCCGACGACGTTGACGCTGGGAGTCCGAGTTTCGCTCGGAACGCTACATTGGAGTCGAGTCACGCGGACTGTTTGAAGTCGCTTGGCTCTTCTTCCTCGACGTCCACGTCGACTTCCTGACCGGCGCCCACCACGCCGTTGACCGCGATCCCCCCTACGGGCTCGTAGCCGTGCTGGTGGTGCGCATCCGTGGCGCATACGATGCGCTCGCCGCCTCGGGCGCGCTTGCGCACGAGGAATGTTCCACACTCGCGGCAAGCCGACCCGACGATCGGCGGATCCCACGCGACGAAATCGCACGCCGGGTACTTCTCGCAACCCCAGAAGGTGCGGCCCCGGCGGCTGCGCCGTTCGAGCATGCGCCCGCCGTCGCGCGGGCACACCACCCCCGAGTCCTTGACGATCGGTTTGGTGGTCTTGCACTCGGGATATCCCGAGCACGCGATGAACTTGCCGAAGCGCCCGGTCTTGATCTTCATCGGCCGGCCGCATGCCGGACAGACCTCGTCGATCTCCTCTTCCACGATCTCGACCTTGGGGATGACCTCGTCCGCATGCGCAAGTTCCTTGGCGAACGGGCCATAGAATTCGCGCAGCAGCGAGACCCAATCGTCGTGCGCTTCCTCGACGCGGTCGAGGCGGCGCTCCATCTCCGAGGTGAAGTTGGGGTTGACGATCTCCGGGAAATACTCGGCCAGCATGTCGGTCACGACATAGCCGATCTCGTCCGGCACGAAGCGGCGCTGATCCATGCGCACGTACCCGCGGTGCTGGATCGTGTCGACGATGGTCGCATAGGTGCTCGGCCGCCCGATGCCTTCGCCTTCGAGCGTCTTCACGAGGCTCGCTTCGGTGAAACGCGGCGGCGGCTGCGTCTCGTGCGGTTCGTTGAGGATCGCGCGCGGGTCAAGCGCCTGCCCCTGCTCGACCGGCGGCAGGTGGCGCTTGCGCTCGTCGGTCTCCTCTTCGTCTTCGTCACGGCTTTCTTCGTAGATGACGGTGTAGCCGGGGAACTTCAATGTGCTTCCGGTGGCGCGCAGCACGCAGCCCTTTGCCTCGACCTCGACCGTCGTTTGATCGTAGACCGCCGGCGACATCTGGCTCGCCACATAGCGCTGCCAGATCAGGCGATATACCTTCAACTGCTGCGCATCGAGGTACTGCGCCACAACCTCGGGCGTGCGATTGACGTCGGTCGGCCGGATGGCCTCGTGCGCGTCCTGCGCGTCTTCGGAGACCTTATATTGCTTGGGCCGGTGATAGTCGTCGCCGTACAGATTGTGGACGTACTCGCGCGCCATGCCCATGGCCACGTCCGAAAGGCGCGTCGAATCGGTGCGCATGTAGGTGATGAGACCGACCGTGCCTTCGGCGCCGACATCCACGCCTTCGTACAGGGCCTGCGCGATCTGCATGGTGCGGCGCACGCGCAGCTTCAGCTTGCGCGATGCCTCCTGTTGCAGCGTGCTCGTGGTGAAGGGCGCAGCGGCGAAACTCTGGCGCTCCGTATGGGCGACGCTCTTGACGCCGAACTTCGACGCGCGCAGCCGCTTGGCCGCGGCTTCCGCGCTCTGCTCGTCGCCGAACGCCGCGATGGAGAGCTTCGGCATGCGCTCGTCCGTCGCGGCGTCGCCGGTCGGCGTGAGCTCCGGTTTGACGCCGTCGATGCTGACGAGGTCGGCGATGAAGGTGTGCGCCGCGTCGTGGTGACCGTGTGGCCACAGACGCGCCGCGACGGTCCAATACTTGCGCCGTCGGAAGCGTTCGATCTCGCGTTCGCGGTCGACGATCAATTTCACCGCGACGGACTGCACGCGGCCGGCGGAAAGCCCGCCGCGGATCTTGCGCCACAGCAGCGGCGAGATCTTATATCCGACGAGGCGGTCGAGGATGCGCCGGGCCTGCTGCGCGTTGACCCTATCGAGATTGATGGCGCTGGCATGCTTGAGCGCCTCTTGCGCGGCGCTCTTGGTGATTTCGTGCAGTTCGATCCGCTTCGGCTCCGGCAGTTTGAGCATCTCCGCCAAATGCCAGGCGATGGCCTCGCCCTCGCGATCCGGGTCGGTCGCGAGGTAGACGTGCTTGGCTTTTTTGGCCGCGCTGCGCAGCTCTTTGATGACGTCGCCCTTGCCTTTGATCGTGACGTACGTCGGCGCGAAGCTGTCGTCGACGTCCACCCCCAGCCGGCTCTTCGGAAGATCGCGGACGTGCCCGACCGACGCCAATACCTGGTAGTGCGACCCTAGGAATTTCTTTAGGGTGCGCGCTTTCGCGGGGGACTCGACGATGATCAGCGATCTCGACAAACGGGGGTTCACCTATCCTGGGATTCGGGACGTACCGAACTTGTGTTCAAACGTCCCCTACTATACACTAGCGCGTCAAGGGTGTCAAAAGCGGGACAGACGGATAGCGGGCTTTTGGGGACGGAATTACGCCGTTTTGGAGGCGGCTGCGGCGCCCGTGAACTTTGAGCGACCGGCTCTGATATCGGGCTGCTCACCGCCCAATTCCTGAACTTTGTGGCATGCCACGAAATGGCCCTTGTATTCGAGCAGCTCGGGCACTTCGGTCACGCAACGGTCGTACGCGATGGGGCAGCGCGTGTGGAAGCGGCAGCCGCTGGGCGGGTTGACGGGCGACGGTATGTCGCCCTCGAGTATGATGCGTTCGCGGCGCGCTTCGATGCGCGGGTCGGGGATGGGGATCGCCGACAGCAGCGACTGCGTGTACGGATGCAGCGGTCGTTTGTAAAGCTCGTCGCGCGTGGCTATCTCCATGAGTTTGCCGACATACATCACCGCCACGCGATCGGAGATGTGGCGCACGACCGAAAGATCGTGGGCGATGAAGAGGTACGTCAGGCTGAACTGCTCTTGCAGATCCTCGAGCAGATTGACGACCTGCGCTTGGATGGAGACGTCGAGCGCGGAGACCGGCTCGTCGGCGACGATGAACTTGGGGCTGACCGCGAGCGCGCGCGCCACGCCGATGCGCTGGCGCTGCCCACCGGAGAACTCGTGCGGATAGCGGTTGGCGTGATATGGCGCCAAGCCCACGGTCTTCAGCAGATCGTTGACCTTCTCGTCGACCTCTTTGCCCCGAGCCAAATGGTGGATCTTGAGCGGCTCAGAGATGATCTCGCCGACCGTCATGCGCGGGTTCAGGCTGGCGTAGGGATCCTGAAAGATGATCTGCATCTCTCTGCGCAGCGCGCGCATCTCCTTGGGCTTGATGCGCGTGATGTCGTTGCCCTCGAAGAGGATCTCGCCTGCAGTGGGCTCGGTCAAGCGCAGGATGCAGCGCCCGATAGTCGTCTTGCCGGAGCCTGATTCGCCCACAAGTCCGAGCGTCTCGCCGCGCTTGATCGCGAAGGACACGTCGTCCACGGCCTTGACGTCTGCGACATGACGAGAGAACACGCCCGCGGTGATCGGGAAGTACTTCTTGACGTTGCGGACTTCGACGAGCGGGCTATCCGCCACGCGTGCGCCTTCGTCAGCCATTCCGGGCCGCCGCCTTCACCGTGACCTCGGCAGATCTCAGATCGAAGCTCTTATCCTTGTCGTAGAGCCAGCAGCGCGCGATATGACCGTCGCCGAAGTCGACGAACGGCGGGCGCTCGACGATGTGTTTGGGCTGGACGTAACGGCAGCGGGCCGCGAACGCGCAGCCCGGGGGCAGGCGCAAGAGATTCGGGGGTTGTCCCTCGATGGGCACGAGGCGCTGCCTTCCTTCCTCATGCAGTTTGGGCAGCGACTCCAGCAGACCGACGGTGTACGGGTGTTTGGGGCTGCTGAAGATCTGCTCGGCGGTGCCGTATTCGACCATGTTGCCGCCGTACATCACCAACACTTTCTCGCACACTTCGGCGACCACGCCCAGGTCGTGGGTGATCATGATGATCGCGGAGTTGATCCGCTTTTGCAGATCGCGCATCAGGTCGAGGATCTGCGCTTGGATGGTGACGTCGAGCGCCGTCGTGGGTTCGTCGGCGATGAGCAATTGCGGATCGCACGCGAGCGCCATGGCGATCATCACGCGCTGGCGCATGCCGCCGGAGAACTGGTGCGGATAGTTCTTGATGCGGCTGGCCGCCTCGGGGATGCGTACGACGTCGAGCATCTCGATGGCCCGCTCATATGCTTGCCGGCGGTTCTTATGCTGATGCAGCATGATGGTCTCGGCGATCTGCTCGCCGATCGTCAGCACCGGATTGAGGCTGGTCATCGGATCTTGGAAGATCATCGAGATCTTGTTGCCGCGGATGTGACGCATCTGCGCCTCGCCGAGCTTGAGCAGGTCCTGCCCCTCGAACTCGATCGTGCCGCGCTCGATGCGGCCCGGCGGCATCGCGATGAGGCGCATGATGGACAAAGCGGTGACGCTCTTGCCGGAGCCCGACTCGCCGACGATGCCCAGCGTCTTTCCGGCCTCGAGATCGAGGGAAAGTCCGTTGACCGCGCGGACGATGCCGTCGTCCGTGCTAAACGTGACCTCGAGGTCTTTGACGGATAACAGCGGCATGCGCGTCGATGATCTCTCTTAGCGGGTGAGGAACAGCAGGCAGATGGCGAGCACGATCCACGAGCCGGCGGCGAAATCGGTCGCGCGCTTGAGCTGCTGGTCGAGCCCGAGCCGTCCGCGGTAGGCCGCCTCAGCGCGACCGCCGATGCTTCCCGACAAGCCCTCGTTCTTGGTCGTCTGGATGGACATGAGCAAGATGACGGCCACGGTGAGGACGAGGAACAGCAGCTCGACCGAGGACGTCAGGAACGGGTGCTGTTGGCTGAAGGTCAGCGGCCGGAATATGGGACTTGTGGTCGCTATCTGGATCGGGGTCGGAACCGCCACCGGCGTCACGCCCGGAGTGGCTGCGCCGCCTGCCGCAAAAGCGGCTGCTATACTAAGGAAAGTCAGCAAAAGATTACGTGCTCCATAAGGGGCGAAGCGGTTTTGGCGGAGGACAGGGTTCTGCCGTCCCGGTCAGGCTACCTGTGCGCCTATGTGGCATGCCGGACTTCAGTCCGGCTGTTCTCAGCTTCGAGGCGCTCGATAAACGCGCCGATCGCGGGCTCGATGAATCCGACGTAACGCGGACGCGTGAGCAGATGCAGGCCCTGCTTTATGATGTGCATGCTCCGGTCGCGACTGGCGACGCCGTCGTGGATCTGCTGCGCGTTCTTGACCGGGATGGTGGGGTCGTAGATGCTGTGCACGATCAGCAAAGGACAGGCGACGCGCTGCAGTCCGCTGCGCACGCGCTCGATGACGGATAGGAAGACGCCGACGGATGCCACCGGCACGTTGGCGTAGCCTTCATCGCCGGCAAGGCGCGCGCCGATGCGAGACGGAACCGGCAGGCCGGGCGCGAGGCGCTGCAGCAGCGGCACGCCCGACGCCACGAGCTGGGTCACGGAGAGCGGCGTGGAGATGGTGATCAGGCCGGCGAGCGCATGCGTGCCAGCCAAATGCAACCCGAGCGAGCCGCCCATCGAAAGCCCGACGACGTAGACGCGATCGTTGTCGCGAGCCGCGGCTTGGTACGCGGATTCAGCCGCTTCGAAATAATCGTCCGGGGTCACGCCTCGCAAATCGCGCGAAGCGGTCGCATGACCTGGTAACGTCGGTGCGCGCACGCCCAGGCCGCGCTCTTCCAAGCGGCGGCCGAGCTCATGCATCTCGAACGGGCTCCCGGCAAATCCGTGGAGTAGGAGAACTGAGGCTCGCTTGCGCGCTTCGTGCACTCGAGTCACTTTACAGACCGCCGCTCTGCCGGATATAATGGTACTCCATGCACGATCCCTCGCGCATCGGCTCCGATCACGATCCGGCTCCCAAGATCGTGGTCATCCGGCAACACCGCGCCCTCGTGGAGTTCGCCAAGGCGCTCTCCACGATTTTCAATCCGTTCGTATGCGCGGCGATATTATTCGTCATCGTTTCGCACGCTTACTCCAAATCGACGCTCGAGTTCTGGGTGCTGTCCTCCACCAGCGTCTTTTGCTTCACCGTGCTTCCGTTGATATGCGTTCTGTATCTGTACGTCACCGGCCGCATCTCGGATTTCGAGATGTCCGATCGTTACGAACGCGAGCGCGTGTTCTTGGTCTTCGTCGCCGTGTATCTGCTCACCGCCATCGGCTTCACGTTGGTGGGCGTCAGACAGGAGCTCGTGGCCGTGGCATGGGGCTACTGGGGCACGGCGCTCGGCACGATGCTGATCACCCGCTATTGGAAGATCAGCACGCACGCCTTCGGCATCACCGGACCGTTCGCCGTGTTGATCGCGCTCTTCCATGAGATCCCGCTGCCGTACGTGGCGCTCGTCCCCTTGGTATGCTGGTCGCGGGTCTATCTACGCAGTCACACGCTTGCGCAAGTCGTCGCCGGGGCCGTGCTCGCCATCGCGTCGTCGATTCTGTTCCTCAAACTATTCCACATCATTTAGGACCGGACCGAAGTCCGGCATAGGACACCAACTGCGTGATCGCAGGCGCGCCGAGGGCGGCTGCGTGCCGTGCGAAGCTGTGCGTGTCGCCGGTGACCTCTACGATCAACCGGCCTTGGCCGGGCGGCGCGCCTTCGAGCATCTCCGCGCATTCGCGTGCGCATGCTTGTGCCGGGTCGACAAGCGCGACCTGAGGTCCGAGCGCCTGTGCGAACCACGCGCTCAAATGAGGGAAGTGCGTGCAGCCCAGGATGAGCGCGTCGCAAACGCCCGCCTTGATCGGCTCGCAAGCCTGCGCTACCGCGATGGCGGCGCGCTCGGTGCTCGAATCACCGGCTTCGACGATCGGCACGAGTGCAGGCGCGCCTAGCTCCACCGGCATAGCATCCGGACGCAAACGCCGGATGGCGCGTCCGAACACGCCGCTCTTCGCGGTGGCTTGCGTCGCGATGACGCCGATGCGCCCAGACCTGCTCGCCGCGACGGCGGCGCGCGCTCCGTGCTCCACGAGCCCGACGAGCGGAACCTGCGTGTCCGGCCAGCCGCGGGCGTCGAAGGCGGAACAACTGCTGCCGCACGCGATGAGGATGATCGCGGGGTCGTACTCCTGCAAGCGTTTGATGTTGCCGGCCGCGAGCTGAGCGATGTCTTCGAGCGTCCTATCGCCGTACGGCACGTGCGCCGTGTCTGCCAAGTAGACCACGTCGACCGACGGGACCAGCGCCCGCAACGCCGACAGCACGGTCAATCCTCCGAGGCCGGAGTCGAAC comes from Candidatus Tumulicola sp. and encodes:
- the hslV gene encoding ATP-dependent protease subunit HslV; its protein translation is MMRSTTICAVLRNGQLAIAGDGQVTLDKVVMKHTARKVRRIADGKVLAGFAGSAADGITLLDKFESKLSEYRGNITRAAVELAKDWRQDRVLRRLEALMIVGDKEHLFTISGTGDVVEPDDNVAAIGSGGPYAQAAALAMVEHTDLTAEQIVLEALQIAAKICIYTNDAITVEVLS
- the trmFO gene encoding methylenetetrahydrofolate--tRNA-(uracil(54)-C(5))-methyltransferase (FADH(2)-oxidizing) TrmFO, whose protein sequence is MTRLQCSVPSETRTPSVNVVGGGLAGSEAAWQLAQAGVPVTLFEMRPGRQTGAHQTGRLAELVCSNSLRALSLENAVGLLKEEMARLGSLIIEAARATAVPAGGALAVDRERFSDLVERRLHDHPLVDVRREEITALDADVVMIVACGPLASEALALELARLCGREQLHYFDAASPIVAADSIDRSKTYEASRYGKGGGADYLNLPLDRAQYEQLVVDLVSGEKHEPHGFELDAAAGKVPYFEACLPVEEMARRGVDTLRFGPLKPVGLDDPRTGKRPHAVVQLRRENAAGTAYNLVGFQTRLTWPAQKNAFGKLPGLENAEWLRLGVMHRNTFVDAPRVLNEDLSLRAAPNVFLAGQVTGCEGYVEAAATGLVAAVNAARRVSGDQRPFVPPAHTALGALLAYLRDGTSPDFQPQNVTYAYFTPLDPPVKDKRARRIALAGRALSAIDRIEMPWSATLRV
- the topA gene encoding type I DNA topoisomerase, with the protein product MNPRLSRSLIIVESPAKARTLKKFLGSHYQVLASVGHVRDLPKSRLGVDVDDSFAPTYVTIKGKGDVIKELRSAAKKAKHVYLATDPDREGEAIAWHLAEMLKLPEPKRIELHEITKSAAQEALKHASAINLDRVNAQQARRILDRLVGYKISPLLWRKIRGGLSAGRVQSVAVKLIVDREREIERFRRRKYWTVAARLWPHGHHDAAHTFIADLVSIDGVKPELTPTGDAATDERMPKLSIAAFGDEQSAEAAAKRLRASKFGVKSVAHTERQSFAAAPFTTSTLQQEASRKLKLRVRRTMQIAQALYEGVDVGAEGTVGLITYMRTDSTRLSDVAMGMAREYVHNLYGDDYHRPKQYKVSEDAQDAHEAIRPTDVNRTPEVVAQYLDAQQLKVYRLIWQRYVASQMSPAVYDQTTVEVEAKGCVLRATGSTLKFPGYTVIYEESRDEDEEETDERKRHLPPVEQGQALDPRAILNEPHETQPPPRFTEASLVKTLEGEGIGRPSTYATIVDTIQHRGYVRMDQRRFVPDEIGYVVTDMLAEYFPEIVNPNFTSEMERRLDRVEEAHDDWVSLLREFYGPFAKELAHADEVIPKVEIVEEEIDEVCPACGRPMKIKTGRFGKFIACSGYPECKTTKPIVKDSGVVCPRDGGRMLERRSRRGRTFWGCEKYPACDFVAWDPPIVGSACRECGTFLVRKRARGGERIVCATDAHHQHGYEPVGGIAVNGVVGAGQEVDVDVEEEEPSDFKQSA
- a CDS encoding dipeptide ABC transporter ATP-binding protein gives rise to the protein MADEGARVADSPLVEVRNVKKYFPITAGVFSRHVADVKAVDDVSFAIKRGETLGLVGESGSGKTTIGRCILRLTEPTAGEILFEGNDITRIKPKEMRALRREMQIIFQDPYASLNPRMTVGEIISEPLKIHHLARGKEVDEKVNDLLKTVGLAPYHANRYPHEFSGGQRQRIGVARALAVSPKFIVADEPVSALDVSIQAQVVNLLEDLQEQFSLTYLFIAHDLSVVRHISDRVAVMYVGKLMEIATRDELYKRPLHPYTQSLLSAIPIPDPRIEARRERIILEGDIPSPVNPPSGCRFHTRCPIAYDRCVTEVPELLEYKGHFVACHKVQELGGEQPDIRAGRSKFTGAAAASKTA
- a CDS encoding ABC transporter ATP-binding protein encodes the protein MPLLSVKDLEVTFSTDDGIVRAVNGLSLDLEAGKTLGIVGESGSGKSVTALSIMRLIAMPPGRIERGTIEFEGQDLLKLGEAQMRHIRGNKISMIFQDPMTSLNPVLTIGEQIAETIMLHQHKNRRQAYERAIEMLDVVRIPEAASRIKNYPHQFSGGMRQRVMIAMALACDPQLLIADEPTTALDVTIQAQILDLMRDLQKRINSAIIMITHDLGVVAEVCEKVLVMYGGNMVEYGTAEQIFSSPKHPYTVGLLESLPKLHEEGRQRLVPIEGQPPNLLRLPPGCAFAARCRYVQPKHIVERPPFVDFGDGHIARCWLYDKDKSFDLRSAEVTVKAAARNG
- the secG gene encoding preprotein translocase subunit SecG, with product MLTFLSIAAAFAAGGAATPGVTPVAVPTPIQIATTSPIFRPLTFSQQHPFLTSSVELLFLVLTVAVILLMSIQTTKNEGLSGSIGGRAEAAYRGRLGLDQQLKRATDFAAGSWIVLAICLLFLTR
- a CDS encoding alpha/beta fold hydrolase — translated: MTRVHEARKRASVLLLHGFAGSPFEMHELGRRLEERGLGVRAPTLPGHATASRDLRGVTPDDYFEAAESAYQAAARDNDRVYVVGLSMGGSLGLHLAGTHALAGLITISTPLSVTQLVASGVPLLQRLAPGLPVPSRIGARLAGDEGYANVPVASVGVFLSVIERVRSGLQRVACPLLIVHSIYDPTIPVKNAQQIHDGVASRDRSMHIIKQGLHLLTRPRYVGFIEPAIGAFIERLEAENSRTEVRHAT
- the murI gene encoding glutamate racemase, with product MKTAHGPVAMFDSGLGGLTVLSALRALVPSVDVVYLADTAHVPYGDRTLEDIAQLAAGNIKRLQEYDPAIILIACGSSCSAFDARGWPDTQVPLVGLVEHGARAAVAASRSGRIGVIATQATAKSGVFGRAIRRLRPDAMPVELGAPALVPIVEAGDSSTERAAIAVAQACEPIKAGVCDALILGCTHFPHLSAWFAQALGPQVALVDPAQACARECAEMLEGAPPGQGRLIVEVTGDTHSFARHAAALGAPAITQLVSYAGLRSGPK